The Fusarium falciforme chromosome 7, complete sequence genome window below encodes:
- a CDS encoding HET domain-containing protein gives MHPETTTGGDCDVRDEPSPGFNNDDVSHLIYEPLNPTIDEIRLLTLYPASQEDSTLFCTLSHASLAAEIPEYEALSYVWGKPNLSAFILLKVVNFHVTPSLASILSALRLDNQTRVLWIDALYINQLDVQERSQQVALMRKI, from the coding sequence ATGCACCCAGAAACCACCACCGGAGGTGATTGTGATGTCCGAGATGAGCCCAGCCCAGGTTTCAACAACGACGACGTGTCCCACTTGATATATGAGCCTCTCAACCCTACCATTGATGAGATCCGGCTCCTCACTCTGTATCCGGCTTCGCAGGAAGATTCAACACTTTTCTGTACCCTTTCCCATGCATCCCTTGCTGCAGAAATTCCAGAATATGAAGCACTATCTTACGTGTGGGGAAAGCCCAATCTCTCAGCATTCATCTTGCTGAAGGTTGTCAACTTCCACGTCACTCCAAGCCTAGCATCTATTTTATCCGCTCTGCGACTCGACAACCAAACCAGAGTCCTCTGGATTGATGCCCTTTACATCAACCAGTTGGATGTCCAGGAGCGCAGTCAGCAAGTTGCCCTGATGCGCAAGATTTAG
- a CDS encoding Lipase — protein MMLVLSLLSIIAFTAAGPVPSVDENTRVLEHRAVTVTTQDLSNFRFYLQHADAAYCNFNTAVGKPVHCSAGNCPDIEKDAAIVVGSVVGTKTGIGAYVATDNARKEIVVSVRGSINVRNWITNFNFGQKTCDLVAGCGVHTGFLDAWEEVAANVKAAVSAAKTANPTFKFVVTGHSLGGAVATIAAAYLRKDGFPFDLYTYGSPRVGNDFFANFVTQQTGAEYRVTHGDDPVPRLPPIVFGYRHTSPEYWLNGGPLDKDYTVTEIKVCEGIANVMCNGGTIGLDILAHITYFQSMATCAPIAIPWKRDMSDEKLEKKLTQYSEMDQEFVKQMI, from the exons ATGATGCTCGTCCTATCTCTTCTTTCCATAATTGCCTTTACGGCAGCTGGCCCAGTGCCCTCTGTTGATGAGAATACTCGGGTACTTGAGCATCGAG CTGTGACAGTCACGACGCAGGATCTGTCAAATTTCAGGTTCTATCTCCAGCATGCTGATGCTGCGTATTGCAATTTCAATACGGCAGTTGGCAAACCAGTCCACTGCAGTGCCGGGAATTGTCCTGATATTGAAAAGGACGCTGCTATCGTTGTCGGATCGGTAGT TGGTACGAAGACGGGCATCGGTGCCTATGTGGCAACTGACAACGCTCGTAAGGAGATCGTTGTCTCTGTACGGGGCAGCATCAACGTGCGAAACTGGATCACAAACTTCAACTTTGGTCAAAAGACCTGCGACCTTGTTGCTGGCTGTGGCGTTCACACCGGCTTCTTGGATGCTTGGGAGGAGGTTGCAGCCAATGTCAAAGCTGCTGTCTCAGCAGCGAAGACTGCAAACCCTACTTTCAAGTTCGTCGTTACCGGACACTCCCTCGGTGGTGCCGTCGCTACTATTGCGGCTGCGTACCTGCGCAAAGACGGCTTTCCTTTTGACCTCTACACCTATGGCTCTCCAAGAGTAGGAAACGACTTCTTCGCCAACTTCGTCACTCAGCAGACGGGCGCTGAATATCGCGTCACACATGGTGATGACCCCGTCCCACGTCTTCCTCCTATCGTCTTTGGATACCGTCACACTAGCCCAGAATACTGGCTTAACGGTGGCCCACTTGATAAGGACTACACCGTGACCGAGATCAAGGTTTGTGAGGGCATAGCGAACGTTATGTGCAATGGTGGCACGATAGGTCTGGACATTCTTGCGCACATCACCTATTTCCAGAGCATGGCCACTTGTGCACCAATCGCGATCCCATGGAAGAGGGACATGTCAGATGAGAAGTTGGAAAAGAAGTTGACTCAGTATAGCGAGATGGATCAGGAATTTGTTAAGCAGATGATTTAG
- a CDS encoding MFS domain-containing protein — MIAEKSHETMPKAANEDSVSFHAEMVSKHDTHNAELTESPFGHHESLEWTTAEKRIVRKLDMTLLPIVWILYMFNYLDRNNIAQVLLSQARLDKLEEDTGLVGNEFNVAVSILNVGYMLAQLPSNMILTRVRPSIYLPACVVVWSCVSAATAGVTSFSGLIAVRFFLGIVEAPFFPGAFFMLSAWYTRKELALRTAVLYSGLVLATAFSGLIAAGIFAGLSDKAGLHGWQWLFILEGAGSVLAALFAFVLLPDFPESETGSGRWLFNDEERHLARQRIALDRVSLPETERTVWHGLGLAVKDIRTWIFVIILCANHTAYGFNNFFPTIVNSMHLGSRTITLVLTAPPYLFGAVVSFLVAYSSDHFNERGYHISGPMLVAIVGFIISVATLNNAARYTASFLYCSGAFAANAAVYSWAASSLNQTPEKRACATAIINLLSQLGNIWSPYFFPASDGPRYVMAMLLMMAFSALSIAASMLMKFLLKRENKKLLAQGQQTGHEVRLYTT; from the exons ATGATTGCAGAGAAGTCACATGAAACCATGCCCAAAGCTGCGAATGAGGACAGTGTCTCATTCCACGCCGAGATGGTCTCGAAACATGACACTCACAATGCGGAGTTGACGGAAAGCCCTTTCGGTCATCACGAGAGCTTAGAGTGGACCACTGCTGAGAAGCGAATTGTTCGCAAGCTGGACATGACGCTTTTGCCCATTGTTTGGATCCTCTACATGTTCAACTACTTGGACAGAAACAACATTGCGCAAGTCTTACTATC GCAAGCACGTCTCGACAAACTCGAAGAGGACACCGGACTCGTTGGTAATGAGTTCAACGTTGCGGTCTCGATCCTAAACGTGGGCTACATGCTTGCACAGCTACCCTCGAATATGATCTTGACTAGAGTCCGGCCAAGCATTTACCTACCAGCCTGCGTCGTGGTCTGGTCGTGCGTGTCAGCAGCTACTGCTGGGGTTACTAGTTTCTCCGGCCTCATTGCAGTGCGCTTCTTTTTGGGAATAGTCGAGGCACCCTTCTTCCCTGGG GCCTTCTTCATGCTCTCTGCCTGGTACACTCGAAAGGAACTCGCACTCCGAACAGCAGTCTTATACTCGGGTCTTGTTCTGGCCACCGCCTTCTCTGGGCTCATCGCAGCTGGTATCTTTGCTGGTCTATCTGACAAGGCAGGCCTACATGGTTGGCAGTGGCTGTTCATCCTTGAGGGAGCTGGTAGCGTCTTGGCTGCCCTGTTTGCGTTTGTTCTCCTCCCAGACTTTCCAGAGTCTGAGACTGGTAGTGGTAGATGGCTGTTTAACGACGAAGAGCGACACTTGGCTAGACAGCGCATTGCCCTTGACCGTGTTTCACTTCCCGAGACTGAGAGGACAGTGTGGCATGGTCTGGGACTTGCTGTTAAAGACATCAGAACCTGGATTTTC GTTATTATCCTATGTGCCAACCATACTGCTTATGGCTTCAACAACTTCTTTCCAAC CATCGTCAATTCTATGCACCTCGGGTCTCGAACTATTACACTAGTCCTGACAGCTCCCCCGTACCTGTTTGGTGCAGTCGTATCATTTCTTGTGGCTTACTCCAGTGATCACTTCAATGAGCGCGGCTACCATATCAGTGGTCCCATGTTGGTGGCAATCGTcggcttcatcatctcagTCGCGACTTTAAACAATGCGGCTCGATACACAGCCTCTTTTCTTTACTGTTCCGGGGCTTTTGCCGCCAACGCCGCTGTATACTCGTGGGCCGCATCATCACTCAATCAGACACCAGAGAAACGAGCCTGCGCAACAGCAATCATCAACCTACTTTCTCAGCTCGGCAATATCTGGAGCCCCTACTTCTTCCCTGCTTCCGATGGGCCGCGCTatgtcatggccatgctACTGATGATGGCGTTCTCGGCCCTTAGCATCGCAGCGTCTATGCTGATGAAGTTCTTGCTTAAGAGGGAGAACAAGAAACTGCTTGCCCAAGGACAGCAGACGGGACATGAGGTCAGGCTGTATACAACCTAG
- a CDS encoding MFS domain-containing protein: MSSTSGAHAADAEKNPKLDSLNTPSTVNTEDIITRNPKNNMSINMDSEAQISNSTRETAATEGDGGGGNGHEYPTGLHLGFIIIALFLSVFLVVLDMTIVATAIPKITDEFQRLDEVSWYGAAFLMCSAAFQSTWGKAYKYFSLKTSFLISILIFEVGSLICGVAPHSVTLIVGRAIAGIGCAGIASGAYIIIGFSARPAKRPVLTSVLGASYGGAFTDQVSWRWCFYINLPIGGVSAVIILFCFSTPPQAVPAAAPLREKLLQMDPLGTALVMGFIISFLLALQYGGIQHPWSSSVVIGLFAGSGLMLAAFVALELFQGERSMIAPRLLNDRTLYISSSYAFFFAGSFFVLIYYLPIYFQSIHNVSPIMSGVRNLPFIIAVTIATIVSGASITKTGIYAPILVASAAIATVAGGLIYTLDIGTGSGKWIGYQVLAGLAWGAGLQVPMIGTQGTSRELDLASKTGILLFFQIVGGAFLIAVAQTSFLQTMLKQMREMAPQVSQSQLVQTGATEIRHVFDENVILLVLRSYMDGLKVVFALVIAAAGVAFAVSLGSRWSKLETKN; encoded by the exons ATGTCATCGACAAGTGGCGCGCACGCGGCCGATGCTGAGAAGAACCCCAAACTGGATTCCCTGAACACACCTTCCACCGTAAATACAGAGGATATCATCACAAGAAACCCTAAGAATAACATGTCGATAAATATGGACAGCGAAGCACAGATCAGCAATTCCACACGCGAGACAGCTGCCACTGAGggagatggcggcggcggcaatggTCATGAGTATCCGACTGGCCTGCATCTaggcttcatcatcatcgccttaTTCCTTAGCGTATTCTTGGTGGTTCTGGACATGACTATCGTTGCTACAGCGATACCTAAAATTACAGATGAATTTCAACGCCTCGATGAGGTCTCTTGGTATGGTGCTGCCTTCCTTATGTGCAGTGCTGCCTTCCAATCAACTT GGGGGAAGGCGTACAAATACTTCTCTCTCAAGACTAGCTTCCTGATCTCCATCCTTATCTTTGAAGTCGGATCCCTCATCTGTGGAGTCGCTCCTCATAGTGTGACGTTGATTGTAGGCCGCGCCATTGCTGGTATCGGCTGCGCTGGTATCGCCTCGGGCGCATATATCATCATCGGTTTCAGCGCCCGTCCAGCGAAGCGTCCAGTCCTCACAAGTGTTCTAGGGGCGTCTTATG GTGGTGCCTTTACTGACCAAGTGAGCTGGCGATGGTGTTTCTACATCAACTTACCGATCGGAGGCGTCTCGGCCGTCATAATACTGTTCTGCTTCTCCACGCCGCCCCAGGCCGTTCCGGCGGCTGCGCCTCTTCGGGAGAAGCTCCTACAGATGGACCCTCTTGGGACGGCACTCGTCATGGGCTTCATTATCTCCTTCCTACTCGCTCTGCAGTACGGAGGCATCCAGCACCCTTGGAGCTCCTCCGTGGTCATCGGCCTCTTCGCCGGCTCCGGTCTCATGCTTGCTGCCTTTGTGGCACTCGAGTTGTTCCAGGGCGAGCGGTCGATGATTGCACCTCGCCTCCTCAATGATCGGACGCTCTACATCTCGTCTTCGTATGCGTTCTTCTTCGCCGGCAGCTTTTTCGTTTTGATCTACTATCTTCCCATCTATTTTCAGTCCATCCACAATGTCTCACCAATAATGTCTGGTGTTCGCAACCTACCATTCATCATAGCAGTCACCATCGCTACCATAGTGTCTGGTGCTTCAATCACCAAGACCGGAATTTATGCCCCGATTTTGGTTGCTAGTGCAGCTATTGCGACAGTCGCAGGGGGCTTGATCTACACCCTTGATATCGGAACCGGTAGCGGCAAATGGATTGGCTATCAGGTCCTCGCCGGCCTCGCCTGGGGTGCCGGCTTACAAGTCCCAATGATTGGCACCCAGGGAACATCGAGAGAGTTAGACCTGGCTTCTAAGACCGGCATCCTCCTCT TCTTCCAAATTGTTGGAGGTGCCTTCCTCATTG CTGTGGCCCAAACCAGTTTCCTCCAAACCATGCTTAAGCAGATGCGCGAGATGGCACCTCAGGTCTCACAGTCACAGCTCGTCCAAACCGGCGCAACTGAAATCCGGCATGTTTTCGATGAAAACGTAATACTGCTGGTCCTTCGAAGTTATATGGACGGACTAAAGGTTGTGTTCGCCCTCGtcattgctgctgctggtgttgCATTCGCAGTGAGCTTAGGGTCGAGATGGTCGAAGTTGGAAACGAAGAACTAA
- a CDS encoding HET domain-containing protein: protein MRDESSLMDVLGRFRNLQSTDPRDKIYGLLGLVTQDHGIVVDYSKPLRDLYKEATLSILNLSKNLDIICQNPFEREGGPLVLGQDEDAAQAPEMFPSWTAEFHLGRPDCVSLLFAQRGIFKARSRQLETPCRLLGPKKDVLILKGSVLGRIGPVLQGGSPNLNVRTEATEIMRMYLGQDALDDPSRHHYALFIGGKQVSLKETLIRAYWRTLVKDCTAPPRMRRLLKSEIESLDPIHRDHLQAGQVLQTFQIPLDESKSRSAFSYHPGNDSDFAEIEESRNLELTFLPWISYSDRDWMFTVADNGLFLLARPGVRQGDVIAVFDGAKIPMVLRRVETNHEHQDMGEVYQVV, encoded by the coding sequence ATGCGAGATGAGTCGAGCCTGATGGATGTCCTCGGCCGATTCCGAAACTTGCAATCGACAGATCCAAGAGACAAGATATATGGATTGCTTGGCTTGGTGACGCAAGACcacggcatcgtcgtcgatTACTCGAAGCCCTTGCGCGATCTGTATAAAGAGGCAACTCTATCGATTCTCAACCTCTCCAAGAACTTGGATATCATCTGCCAGAACCCCTTCGAGCGCGAGGGTGGGCCATTGGTACTTGGACAAGACGAGGATGCAGCTCAGGCACCAGAGATGTTTCCTTCCTGGACTGCCGAGTTTCATCTGGGACGGCCCGATTGTGTTTCGCTCCTTTTCGCGCAACGCGGCATCTTCAAGGCTAGGTCAAGGCAACTGGAGACGCCATGTCGGCTGCTAGGACCGAAGAAGGATGTGTTGATCCTGAAAGGGAGCGTGCTGGGCCGTATCGGGCCTGTCCTTCAGGGAGGCTCTCCCAACTTGAACGTACGGACCGAAGCGACCGAAATCATGAGAATGTATCTTGGACAAGATGCTCTCGATGACCCTAGCCGACATCATTACGCGCTATTCATCGGCGGCAAACAAGTTTCTCTCAAGGAGACGCTCATCCGGGCTTATTGGCGCACCCTGGTCAAAGACTGCACAGCGCCCCCGAGAATGCGACGTCTACTCAAATCAGAGATTGAGTCTCTCGATCCCATCCACCGAGACCATCTCCAGGCCGGACAAGTACTTCAAACGTTCCAAATCCCCTTGGACGAGAGCAAGTCCAGGTCAGCATTCTCTTATCACCCCGGAAATGACTCCGACTTTGCCGAAATCGAGGAATCAAGGAATTTGGAGTTGACATTCTTGCCGTGGATATCCTACTCGGATCGGGACTGGATGTTCACCGTGGCTGACAacggccttttcctcctcgcccgTCCAGGGGTGAGACAAGGCGATGTCATAGCAGTTTTTGATGGAGCTAAAATTCCCATGGTGCTTCGCAGGGTTGAGACAAATCACGAACATCAAGACATGGGAGAGGTCTATCAGGTTGTTTGA
- a CDS encoding Epimerase domain-containing protein, translated as MTFLHEPDLPTGAIVLVTGVSGFVGSHIADQLLHAGYNVRGTTRDAAKTFWTTSLFQRKYGPDRFELCAVPDMGKADAFDSVLKGVSGVVHAASDMTFGSDPNEVIPPIVAMGLNLLRSAAKNGEINRFVFTSSCAAATSPKPGNWPKISSDTWNEEAIVEAWAEPPYLPDRGFSVYAASKAQAEKEMWKWYHENKPCFVLNTVLPSMNMGQSLDLDNQGHPSTSGLIEALFRVFYVDVKDTARLHLAALLHPDIREERIFAYAAPYTWHMIQAAMKDLYPDKAFSPEISEAVLDRSEIVLAPRAEGYLKEMGCKGWTTLEESVKMNTEDLV; from the exons ATGACCTTCCTCCATGAGCCAGACCTTCCTACCGGAGCCATTGTCCTTGTGACGGGTGTAAGCGGATTTGTTGGAAGCCACATCGCAGATCAACTCCTTCACGCAGGCTACAACGTCCGAGGCACTACAAGAGATGCTGCCAAAACCTTTTGGACCACTTCGCTTTTCCAGAGAAAGTATGGTCCAGACAGGTTTGAACTCTGTGCTGTTCCCGACATGGGAAAGGCTGATGCCTTTGATTCTGTTCTGAAGG GAGTTTCGGGCGTCGTCCATGCCGCGTCCGACATGACGTTTGGTTCTGACCCGAATGAGGTTATCCCCCCCATTGTTGCCATGGGCTTGAATCTCCTCCGTTCAGCGGCAAAAAATGGAGAGATCAATAGATTTGTGTTTACATCATCTTGCGCAGCTGCAACGAGTCCGAAGCCTGGGAATTGGCCAAAAATTTCAAGCGACACATGGAACGAAGAGGCAATAGTGGAGGCTTGGGCCGAGCCGCCGTATCTTCCAGACAGGGGGTTTTCAGTCTACGCGGCGAGCAAAGcgcaggccgagaaggagatgtGGAAGTGGTATCACGAGAACAAGCCTTGCTTTGTTCTCAACACAG TCCTTCCAAGCATGAACATGGGCCAgagcctcgacctcgacaaccaGGGCCATCCTTCAACTTCTGGCCTCATCGAAGCTTTATTCAGGG TCTTCTACGTCGATGTCAAAGACACTGCGCGCCTTCATCTAGCGGCCCTGCTTCACCCCGACATACGTGAGGAGCGAATCTTTGCTTATGCCGCGCCGTATACTTGGCACATGATTCAGGCAGCCATGAAAGATCTTTACCCTGACAAGGCGTTCTCTCCCGAGATATCCGAGGCCGTATTGGACCGGAGCGAGATTGTACTGGCTCCGAGGGCTGAGGGATACCTAAAGGAGATGGGCTGCAAGGGCTGGACTACTCTGGAGGAGAGTGTGAAGATGAATACGGAGGACTTGGTGTGA
- a CDS encoding Methylisocitrate lyase: protein MTFNNGNSNGNSDAAQHLSAATKLRRHLETDEIIVAPGVYDGFSARIANEVGFDCIYMTGAGTCASKLGQPDLGFASLNDMREHAEMIANLNPSVPLIADADTGYGGPNMVARTVSQYHRSGVAGLHIEDQIQTKRCGHLGGKAVVDIDTFTQRIGAAYQARKQLNSDIVIIARTDSLQTHGFDEAVRRLQAAVGAGADIGFLEGVTTAEEARKVCELMAPTPMLLNMVEHGATPSWTPDEAKELGYKMIIFPFASIGPAYQAIKDAFVKIKQTGRTGLEKNFTPKKLFTIVGLEEAMALDTAAGGQLYNKV from the exons ATGACGTTCAACAACGGAAACAGCAACGGTAACAGTGATGCAGCCCAACACTTGTCGGCTGCCACCAAGTTGAGACGCCATCTGGAGACTGACGAAATCATTGTTGCTCCTGGTGTCTACGATGGCTTCAGCGCCCGCATCGCCAATGAAGTAGGATTTGACTGCATCTACATG ACTGGAGCTGGTACCTGTGCGTCTAAACTAGGCCAGCCCGATCTTGGGTTTGCATCACTTAACGACATGCGAGAACACGCCGAGATGATTGCCAACCTCAATCCATCGGTACCCCTCATTGCTGATGCCGACACGGGATATGGAGGACCCAACATGGTCGCTCGAACTGTGTCGCAGTATCATCGCTCCGGTGTCGCAGGCTTGCACATCGAGGATCAAATCCAGACCAAGCGATGCGGCCACCTTGGAGGCAAGGCAGTCGTTGATATCGACACCTTCACGCAGCGTATTGGTGCGGCTTACCAAGCTCGCAAACAACTAAACTCCGATATCGTTATCATAGCACGCACCGACTCGCTGCAGACACATGGCTTCGATGAGGCTGTCCGGCGACTTCAAGCAGCGGTCGGAGCTGGTGCTGACATTGGGTTCCTCGAAGGCGTTACGACGGCGGAAGAAGCTCGCAAAGTTTGTGAACTTATGGCACCCACGCCTATGTTGCTAAACATGGTTGAGCACGGAGCAACTCCCTCTTGGACGCCTGACGAAGCCAAAGAGTTGGGTTACAAGATGATCATTTTCCCTTTTGCTTCAATCGGGCCTGCCTACCAGGCTATCAAGGATGCTTTCGTGAAGATCAAACAGACAGGAAGGACTGGACTGGAGAAAAACTTTACCCCTAAAAAGCTATTCACTATTGTTGGTCTGGAAGAGGCCATGGCACTGGACACTGCGGCCGGAGGGCAGTTATACAACAAAGTCTAG
- a CDS encoding Zn(2)-C6 fungal-type domain-containing protein yields MAKHDLALNVWYLTAAKLHLHASYLLDDATTDGYKDRIITLYLTAQRLIELSIDKPTEKAGFCHYCPFFCYQVFTCAAFVVLKILMNGYFRSIIDVSAGTKNLEAAIAALRKISVVNNDLPARLGDVIGFFCALPDTTVVGGVTIDDLRLRQVKNRMSMSVVYDCLWTWRRYFQEENEKDIIVTPEDLQRSFSFDIPMEIGGFLDSLSF; encoded by the exons ATGGCTAAACATGATCTAGCCTTGAACGTATGGTACCTCACAGCAGCTAAGCTGCATCTGCATGCATCCTACCTTCTTGACGATGCCACTACGGATGGTTACAAAGACAGAATCATCACACTCTATCTCACAGCGCAACGTCTCATAGAGCTAAGCATCGACAAACCCACGGAAAAGGCAGGGTTCTGTCACTACTGCCCGTTTTTTTGCTACCAAGTCTTTACTTGCGCTGCCTTTGTGGTCCTCAAGATTCTAATGAACGGCTATTTCCGCTCCATCATCGATGTCAGTGCTGGCACAAAGAATCTTGAagccgccatcgccgcccTCCGAAAAATCAGCGTTGTGAACAACGATTTACCTGCCAGACTCGGAGACGTCATTGGCTTCTTCTGCGCGCTGCCTGACACAACCGTCGTTGGCGGTGTGACCATCGACGACTTACGCTTACGGCAAGTGAAGAACAGAATGAGCATGAGTGTAGTGTATGACTGCTTGTGGACATGGAGACGATACTTTCAAGAGGAAAATGAGAAGGAC ATAATTGTCACTCCCGAAGATCTACAAAGATCTTTCAGCTTCGATATCCCTATGGAGATAGGTGGCTTCCTAGACAGTCTTTCCTTCTAA